From Mya arenaria isolate MELC-2E11 chromosome 12, ASM2691426v1, the proteins below share one genomic window:
- the LOC128212401 gene encoding uncharacterized protein LOC128212401, producing MCTTNKNGKKSSKIRKRVLGENGMTESQDYYQLHQDNVDSERSKDNVEGRTLEKLVYVAATLGILVLTLVVSSQQWAMPFLFAVLSPLIIGIRMIFYWKLKWQYFMIDFCYFANALTYVFLWFPEHENLYRAVFAVANGPVLVAAAVYRNSLVFHHHDKLTSCYIHFMPPLLTFCARWFPAQTSLFWCRTFAAEVPPFSPVWMYAVPFVFFLLHSVTYFLIVNVFVKPEDPYVTSYAYLAVKYERLNCIGGKWGQALAYYSLNWLFCLCSLPVAILAYTSFPAHCALIVFAFLVVVWNGATYYMHVFNVKGLENDL from the exons ATGTgcacaacaaataaaaatggaaaaaagtcTTCAAAAATACGGAAACGTGTACTAGGAGAAAACGGGATGACGGAGTCGCAGGATTATTATCAACTCCATCAGGACAACGTGGATTCAGAAAGATCAAAG GATAACGTTGAGGGACGGACCCTCGAAAAGCTTGTCTATGTGGCGGCAACACTGGGGATCCTTGTATTGACACTCGTCGTCTCTAGCCAGCAATGGGCCATGCCGTTTTTGTTTGCCGTCCTCTCGCCACTTATAATTGGAATCAGAATGATATTCTACTG GAAACTGAAATGGCAGTATTTCATGATCGACTTCTGTTATTTCGCCAACGCTCTGACATATGTGTTTCTCTG GTTCCCGGAACACGAGAACTTGTATCGGGCGGTGTTTGCCGTGGCGAACGGCCCGGTGTTGGTTGCGGCTGCAGTGTACCGCAACTCGCTAGTGTTCCATCACCACGATAAACTCACTTCCTGTTACATACACTTTATGCCGCCTCTGCTCACGTTCTG CGCTCGCTGGTTCCCGGCGCAGACGTCCCTGTTCTGGTGTCGGACCTTTGCTGCCGAGGTGCCACCATTTAGCCCCGTCTGGATGTACGCCGTACCATTTGTCTTCTTCCTTCTCCACTCG GTCACATATTTTCTGATTGTCAACGTGTTTGTGAAGCCTGAAGACCCATACGTGACAAGCTACGCTTACCTTGCCGTAAAATATGAACGCCTAAACTGCATTGGAGGGAAATG GGGCCAGGCTCTTGCTTACTACTCACTCAACtggttattttgtttgtgttcacTTCCGGTAGCCATATTGGCTTACACGTCATTTCCGGCACATTGCGCGCTTATTGTGTTTGCGTTTTTAGTTGTCGTCTGGAACGGTGCCACATACTACATGCACGTCTTTAATGTGAAAGGATTGGAAAATGACCTATAG